In Bryobacteraceae bacterium, the following proteins share a genomic window:
- a CDS encoding winged helix-turn-helix domain-containing protein, producing the protein MSPRGQTDASTPSARVRFGPFDFDPATGELHKHGIRRRLPGQAYRILCALLERPGEVIPRDTLRQRLWPGETSGDFEQGLNRAVNKLRELLADTAANPRFIETLPGRGYRFIGVVEGRAEGAAPPAGRPRRIIIAAAAALAVLAAAVVAARFMTPPSVAPLRWRKVTTDNYAKIPPALSDGARIYFAASFGGEQFIAQAPLSGGHPARVPITTPGPVFTLQDLSPDGQEFLVTAAGSGNRLGDMPLWTLRIADGSARRLGSITATSAAYAPSGTRVAYSNPASLWIADRSGSDPRRLLEVSDGVLGSVCWSPDENRIRFSRADPMTNQASAWEVGVDGGGLRRVFPAWDGQSHRPAGWIASPPVGLFAGEGAVWGISEAWSFFPNTEGRPDRLIDDAPEFTGAIRPRGNEFYVMGTDRLGELQQYDRSAGAWTPLLEGISAEAVEYSPDSARVAYVTYPQRTLWVRQAGGERPIQLTSAPLAAAFPRWSRDGKRIAFSAAESAGKPMRLYIVDADGGAVRPAVPSESGSQGYPSWSPDGGSLLYGIVSSSTREVVFLRIANLETGKVTRLEGSGGLFAPRWSPDGRTIAALQWEGEHHLMLYHVAAKRWEEVAGRRVDWPTWAPDSSAILCRIGDDLTWYRIATGKFDHAANLGTGELGGHWRWVGIGADNALLRTLNRDNRQIYALQLPLR; encoded by the coding sequence CGCGCGACACACTCCGCCAGCGGCTCTGGCCGGGGGAAACGTCCGGCGATTTCGAGCAGGGCCTGAACCGCGCCGTCAACAAGCTCCGCGAGCTGCTCGCCGACACTGCCGCCAACCCGCGGTTCATAGAGACACTGCCCGGGCGCGGGTACCGGTTCATCGGTGTCGTCGAAGGGCGTGCGGAAGGCGCCGCGCCGCCCGCGGGAAGGCCCCGGCGGATCATCATCGCCGCGGCCGCGGCACTCGCCGTTCTTGCCGCCGCCGTCGTCGCGGCAAGGTTCATGACTCCGCCCTCCGTTGCCCCCTTGCGATGGCGGAAGGTGACCACCGACAACTACGCGAAAATTCCGCCGGCCCTCAGCGATGGCGCCCGAATCTACTTCGCCGCCTCGTTCGGCGGCGAGCAGTTCATTGCCCAGGCGCCGCTATCGGGCGGGCACCCGGCGCGTGTGCCGATCACCACTCCCGGGCCAGTATTCACCCTGCAGGATCTTTCGCCGGACGGTCAGGAGTTTCTGGTGACGGCGGCCGGCAGTGGAAACCGCCTCGGCGACATGCCGCTCTGGACGCTCCGGATCGCCGATGGCAGTGCGCGCCGCCTCGGCTCGATCACGGCGACCTCGGCTGCGTACGCTCCATCGGGAACTCGCGTCGCCTACTCGAATCCCGCGTCGCTATGGATCGCGGACCGGTCCGGCTCGGATCCGAGACGCCTCCTCGAAGTGAGCGATGGCGTGCTCGGATCCGTGTGTTGGTCGCCGGACGAAAACCGGATACGGTTCTCGCGGGCAGACCCGATGACCAATCAAGCCTCGGCCTGGGAGGTCGGCGTCGACGGTGGCGGTCTGCGTCGGGTGTTTCCCGCGTGGGACGGGCAGAGCCACCGGCCCGCCGGGTGGATTGCATCCCCTCCGGTCGGCCTCTTCGCCGGAGAGGGCGCCGTTTGGGGGATCTCCGAGGCGTGGTCGTTCTTTCCGAACACCGAAGGCCGGCCGGATAGGCTGATCGACGACGCGCCGGAGTTCACCGGCGCGATTCGTCCCCGCGGCAATGAGTTCTATGTCATGGGCACGGACCGGCTCGGCGAGCTTCAGCAATACGACAGGTCGGCAGGCGCATGGACTCCGCTTCTCGAAGGAATCTCGGCCGAAGCGGTTGAGTACTCGCCGGATTCCGCCAGAGTCGCCTACGTCACGTACCCGCAACGGACGCTGTGGGTGCGCCAGGCCGGCGGTGAGAGGCCCATCCAACTCACCAGCGCGCCGCTCGCGGCTGCCTTTCCCCGCTGGTCCCGCGACGGCAAACGCATCGCGTTTAGCGCGGCGGAATCGGCTGGGAAGCCCATGCGGCTTTACATCGTCGACGCCGACGGGGGCGCGGTGCGTCCCGCCGTGCCCTCCGAAAGCGGTTCGCAAGGCTATCCTTCCTGGTCGCCCGATGGCGGGAGCCTGTTGTACGGCATCGTCAGCAGCAGCACGCGCGAAGTAGTCTTTCTCCGCATCGCCAACCTCGAAACCGGAAAAGTGACCAGGCTCGAGGGCTCCGGCGGACTTTTCGCGCCGCGCTGGTCACCGGATGGAAGGACCATTGCCGCTCTCCAATGGGAGGGCGAACACCACTTGATGCTCTACCACGTTGCCGCGAAGCGCTGGGAAGAAGTGGCCGGGAGGAGAGTCGATTGGCCCACTTGGGCGCCCGATAGCTCGGCCATCCTATGCAGGATCGGAGATGATCTGACGTGGTACCGGATCGCAACCGGGAAGTTCGATCACGCAGCCAACCTCGGAACCGGCGAACTCGGAGGCCACTGGCGGTGGGTCGGCATCGGCGCTGACAACGCGTTGCTGCGCACTCTCAACCGCGACAACCGCCAGATCTACGCGCTCCAGTTGCCGTTGCGCTAG